One part of the Lotus japonicus ecotype B-129 chromosome 2, LjGifu_v1.2 genome encodes these proteins:
- the LOC130740635 gene encoding uncharacterized protein LOC130740635: MASKLRQLQSKACQATQFVAKHGTAYHKQLLENNRQYIQEPATIEKCNELSKQLFYTRLASIPGRCEAFRKELDYTKNLWKNKQDLKVEDAGIAALFGLECFAWFCTGEIVGRGFTFTGYFV; this comes from the exons ATGGCGTCAAAGCTACGACAATTGCAGTCCAAAGCGTGTCAAGCAACCCAATTTGTAGCCAAGCATGGAACTGCTTACCACAAGCAGTTGTTGGAAAACAACAGGCAGTACATTCAGGAACCTGCTACAATTGAGAAATGCAATGAACTGTCAAAGCAATTGTTTTACACCCGCCTTGCTAG TATTCCAGGTCGTTGTGAGGCCTTCCGGAAGGAACTTGATTATACCAAGAATTTGTGGAAGAACAAGCAAGATTTAAAGGTTGAAGATGCGGGTATTGCTGCTTTGTTTGGCCTGGAATGCTTTGCATGGTTTTGTACTGGTGAGATTGTTGGCAGGGGATTTACTTTCACCGGTTACTTCGTCTGA